GATGTGCGAGCGCAGCTCCTCGCGGCGCCGGCGCAGCAGCGACATGGCGGGCGGCGACGGCGGCGCCAGGTCGGCAGCGCGGGCCAACTCTATGACCTGCGCGTCCCCGGACGACGCCGAGCGGCCCAGCCGGCGGCGCCGGCCCCCATCGGGGACCGGCACCACCTCGGCGGCGCCGGCCCGCGCCGCACCGGACTCCTGGCTTCCGCTCACGCGGCATCCCTCGTCCGGACCAGGTGGTCCCGCTCGATCTCGGCGACGATGTCGGACCACACGATGCCGCGGCCCAGCCGGGGCATCGGACGGACCACGGCGTCCACGGCCGACGGGGTGTGGACCGCTTCCGGCTGCCGGTCACCGGTGTCCGTGCGCCCGGTGTCGCTGGTGGTCATGACAGGACCTCCTCGGTCTGGCCGGTCCCGGGGCCGGGACCGGTGGGAACTGCCGGACGCCGGCTGACGTCCGATGTGGACCGAACTGCCGCGCCCGCCTGCCGGACCGTGATCCGCCCGGTCGCGTGCAGCCAGGCCACCGTGTCGCGCACGGTCTCGCCCACCGGCCGCGCCGGCACGCCCCCGGTGGGCGCGTCCGCGGCGACGGGCACCGCCGTCGCGCAGACGTGGATCGCGCCGTACTGCACCGGCAGCGCCCACGGCCACCCGCGCTGCAGCAGGTCGGCGAACCGCCCCACCGGGTACAGCGCCCGCGGGGGCAGGAACACCGCCGGCAGCGCGCGCCCGGTCGCCGCCCGGACCGTGGCCAGGTACTCCCGAGTGCTGAGGAAGTGCCCCGGTCCGAAGAACGCGGCACCGGACACCTCCCCGTCGAGGAGCCGGGCGTGCAGCTCCGCGGAGTCGCGGACGTCCCCGACCGGAAGCCCGCGGCCCGGCCAGATCGGCGTCAGCCCTCGCAGCACGGCGCGCAGCCGGGCGT
This genomic window from Amycolatopsis mongoliensis contains:
- a CDS encoding DUF6222 family protein, which encodes MTTSDTGRTDTGDRQPEAVHTPSAVDAVVRPMPRLGRGIVWSDIVAEIERDHLVRTRDAA
- a CDS encoding SDR family NAD(P)-dependent oxidoreductase, with product MLIAVTGGTGFLGTHTAAALLRRGHRVRLLARDPATVPSTVDVVAGDVTDPAAARRLVAGADALLHAAGIYTFDSRRRDELWRVNVRGTEVVLAAARRAGTGRIVHVSTVGALYPTTAPSIGVSSPLGASREPYLASKAAAERIARQHRSAGAPIAVTYPPALLGPDDPHLGDQNARLRAVLRGLTPIWPGRGLPVGDVRDSAELHARLLDGEVSGAAFFGPGHFLSTREYLATVRAATGRALPAVFLPPRALYPVGRFADLLQRGWPWALPVQYGAIHVCATAVPVAADAPTGGVPARPVGETVRDTVAWLHATGRITVRQAGAAVRSTSDVSRRPAVPTGPGPGTGQTEEVLS